In one Geoglobus acetivorans genomic region, the following are encoded:
- a CDS encoding ATPase, T2SS/T4P/T4SS family: protein MSNLKDYAKLLTELPPPEGYEEIESYPIYGGRVFSAIKILQEGLDALYYVIEPPLNEYEGVKNDILRRLEFVLPSIHEKRDKEKAIIETFDRIVESLKLKFDDEYYYHALLYYVLRETLLYGPITPLMKDRLIEDISCNGYNKPVYIYHRNYQNIRTNLTFREDELDMFVIKLAQMSGKHISIAEPLLDASLPDGSRIQMTLAREVTDHGSTFTIRKFREEPVTPVDLIAWGTFSIEQMAYLWLCIENKRSLIFAGGTASGKTTSMNAVSIFIPRSSKIVTIEDTREIMLPHENWIPAVTRETGKVVDMYDLLRAALRQRPEYIIVGEVRGKEALTLFQAMSTGHTTYSTLHADSVNGVIHRLENPPINVPRAMIEALDIVSIQAQVFMGKKRVRRNLEIAEIIGVDPHTKIMRTTTVFTWDSSKDEHVMVGSSKALEELRIMRNWSRKELEQELKRREAVLKYMLDKNIRDFKEVARIIQTYQVDPDKVMELVESWDDEKRAAKAGGKVSGNAEVLQEGP from the coding sequence ATGAGCAATCTGAAAGATTATGCTAAACTTCTGACAGAATTGCCCCCTCCTGAGGGATATGAAGAAATTGAATCTTATCCGATTTACGGGGGAAGGGTTTTTTCTGCCATCAAAATTCTGCAGGAAGGTCTCGATGCTCTGTATTATGTTATTGAGCCGCCCCTTAATGAATATGAGGGAGTTAAGAATGACATCCTGAGAAGACTTGAGTTTGTTCTGCCCTCAATCCATGAGAAACGAGATAAGGAAAAGGCGATAATTGAGACGTTTGACAGGATTGTGGAATCTCTGAAGCTTAAATTTGACGATGAATATTATTATCATGCTCTTCTTTATTATGTGCTGAGAGAGACACTTCTCTACGGCCCCATAACCCCCCTCATGAAGGACCGCCTGATAGAAGACATCTCCTGCAACGGCTACAACAAGCCCGTATACATCTACCACCGCAACTACCAGAACATCAGAACAAACCTCACCTTCAGAGAGGACGAGCTTGACATGTTCGTCATAAAGCTTGCCCAGATGTCGGGCAAGCACATAAGCATAGCCGAACCTCTCCTGGATGCATCCCTTCCAGACGGATCAAGAATCCAGATGACCTTGGCCAGGGAAGTCACGGACCACGGCTCCACATTCACCATAAGAAAGTTCAGAGAGGAACCCGTAACTCCAGTGGATCTCATCGCCTGGGGAACCTTCAGCATAGAGCAGATGGCCTACCTCTGGCTCTGCATAGAGAACAAGAGGTCCCTCATCTTCGCAGGAGGAACTGCAAGCGGAAAAACCACGTCCATGAACGCCGTCTCAATCTTCATCCCGAGAAGCTCGAAGATAGTGACCATTGAGGACACGAGAGAGATAATGCTCCCCCACGAGAACTGGATTCCCGCAGTCACAAGGGAAACAGGAAAGGTAGTGGACATGTACGATTTGCTGAGAGCAGCCTTGAGACAGAGACCCGAATACATAATAGTTGGAGAGGTCAGGGGAAAGGAGGCACTGACCCTCTTCCAGGCAATGTCCACCGGCCACACCACCTACTCAACCCTGCATGCCGACTCTGTCAACGGCGTCATCCACAGGCTTGAAAACCCGCCCATAAACGTCCCCAGAGCAATGATCGAAGCTTTGGACATAGTCAGCATACAGGCCCAGGTCTTCATGGGCAAGAAGAGGGTGAGAAGAAACCTGGAGATAGCTGAAATCATAGGCGTTGACCCCCACACCAAGATCATGAGAACCACAACAGTCTTCACCTGGGACTCAAGCAAGGACGAACACGTGATGGTCGGCAGCTCAAAGGCCCTTGAAGAACTCAGAATCATGAGGAACTGGTCGAGAAAGGAACTGGAACAGGAGCTGAAGAGAAGGGAAGCAGTCCTCAAATACATGCTCGACAAAAACATAAGAGACTTTAAGGAAGTCGCCAGAATAATTCAGACCTATCAGGTAGATCCGGATAAGGTGATGGAGCTTGTCGAGTCTTGGGATGATGAGAAGAGAGCTGCAAAGGCTGGCGGAAAAGTCTCCGGAAACGCTGAAGTTCTGCAGGAAGGTCCTTGA
- a CDS encoding type II toxin-antitoxin system RelE family toxin encodes MRIGGFRVVYFIDKENRTIHILWLERRGRIY; translated from the coding sequence ATCCGAATTGGTGGTTTCAGGGTTGTTTATTTCATTGATAAAGAAAATAGAACAATCCATATTCTATGGCTTGAGAGGAGAGGAAGAATTTATTGA
- a CDS encoding HFX_2341 family transcriptional regulator domain-containing protein, producing MAKAVHVIAVGRNKERIMESLKLSGYPIQKAYLIIPDGEGYMEVAEDLEKMLSVLVEIEKIRVSETDVYDSAIKILDQIKPEIAEGNNLLINATDSPRTLMISLYLVAQLTGGKLYVGMPKYEKDKEAGIEKIVEIPVPPLKRIGQDKITILKAIYENGKEVDSINTLIKLVDGKLEKDKAYMAQRAKMSYHLKGLEKDGYIETKREGKNVKILLTPLGEAICTIF from the coding sequence ATGGCAAAAGCAGTCCATGTTATTGCGGTTGGAAGGAACAAAGAGAGAATCATGGAAAGCCTGAAGTTGAGCGGGTACCCCATACAGAAAGCCTACCTGATAATTCCGGACGGCGAGGGTTACATGGAAGTCGCTGAAGACCTTGAAAAAATGCTGAGCGTTCTCGTAGAGATCGAAAAAATCAGGGTGAGTGAAACGGACGTATACGATTCTGCCATAAAAATACTGGACCAGATAAAACCAGAAATAGCTGAAGGCAATAACCTCTTAATAAACGCCACAGATTCTCCAAGAACGCTGATGATCTCACTCTACCTGGTTGCCCAGCTGACGGGTGGAAAGCTTTACGTGGGAATGCCAAAGTACGAAAAGGATAAGGAAGCTGGGATTGAAAAAATTGTGGAAATACCTGTTCCTCCGCTCAAGAGGATCGGGCAAGACAAGATAACAATTCTGAAAGCAATATACGAAAATGGAAAAGAAGTTGACTCAATAAACACGCTGATAAAACTCGTAGATGGAAAGCTCGAAAAGGATAAAGCGTATATGGCTCAGAGAGCAAAAATGAGCTACCATCTGAAAGGACTTGAAAAGGACGGATATATAGAAACAAAAAGAGAGGGTAAAAACGTAAAAATACTGCTGACACCTCTCGGTGAAGCAATCTGCACGATATTCTAA
- a CDS encoding sodium/proline symporter: protein MSDPVTVAVVIGYFVLTFAIGVYAVKRVKTAEHYFGASKLFGAFVTSIAAFASIMSGFGFVGGPGLVYALGATSLWITLAAPVGFGLGWFIIGKRVRLIAETRTIATLPDLAAARFKSDAVRGLLAVGLVLGVIAYLGTQVMAGGYVVSGLLGVNLETAIIIIFGITMVYTAVAGMAASILTDFFQGLIMVVAAIGVLIFALTMTGGTEGLFMTIGQKDPTLIDPLGRGTWVLVLMWFFVFALGGLGQPHLATKFYALKSHRDLKWGALISGGSYMLSSLLWIFVGYAALWLVIGGQIPALQRPDQAAIAFLGQLPTWMSALVYAGLLAAIMSTASGFIAIGTAAIVRDLPMAFGKELDISKQMWWGRVVTVLLSVFAVVLGYYGKYLVAILGALGWGYFASATLPLLAVGLNWKRATREGAIASLSVALLLNIGFLFYEKILGMKLPYAMPSYGVSIIVALLVMIVVSLFTKGAAEEDLDPDIRAAIEA from the coding sequence ATGAGTGATCCGGTTACTGTTGCCGTCGTTATCGGTTACTTTGTGCTGACATTCGCTATAGGTGTTTACGCTGTTAAGCGGGTGAAGACAGCAGAACACTATTTCGGTGCGAGCAAACTGTTCGGAGCTTTTGTAACGTCTATTGCCGCCTTTGCGTCAATAATGAGCGGTTTTGGATTCGTTGGTGGGCCGGGACTTGTCTATGCCCTTGGAGCCACATCTCTCTGGATAACTCTTGCCGCTCCGGTGGGCTTTGGACTCGGATGGTTCATTATCGGTAAGAGGGTTAGGCTGATAGCCGAGACTCGAACGATTGCGACACTGCCTGACCTCGCAGCTGCAAGGTTCAAGAGCGATGCGGTCAGAGGTTTGCTGGCGGTCGGGCTGGTTCTCGGAGTTATAGCGTATCTCGGGACGCAGGTCATGGCTGGAGGGTATGTTGTTTCCGGCCTTCTTGGTGTTAACCTCGAAACGGCCATCATAATCATTTTCGGAATAACCATGGTCTACACGGCAGTGGCGGGGATGGCAGCCAGCATTCTCACGGACTTCTTCCAGGGATTGATAATGGTCGTTGCGGCCATCGGTGTGCTGATATTTGCCCTGACGATGACCGGCGGGACTGAAGGTCTTTTCATGACAATCGGTCAGAAGGACCCCACCCTGATCGACCCTCTCGGGAGGGGAACCTGGGTTCTCGTTTTGATGTGGTTCTTTGTCTTTGCACTCGGTGGGCTTGGTCAGCCACACCTCGCGACCAAGTTCTATGCCCTGAAAAGCCACAGGGATTTGAAGTGGGGGGCGTTGATCAGCGGAGGTAGCTACATGCTTTCCAGCCTTCTCTGGATATTTGTCGGCTATGCTGCTCTCTGGCTTGTGATTGGTGGGCAGATTCCGGCTCTTCAGAGACCGGATCAGGCTGCCATAGCTTTTCTCGGGCAGCTACCTACGTGGATGAGTGCGCTGGTTTATGCCGGGCTTCTCGCAGCCATTATGTCCACGGCGAGTGGTTTTATCGCAATCGGCACGGCAGCAATCGTCCGCGACCTTCCCATGGCTTTTGGAAAGGAACTCGATATCTCAAAGCAGATGTGGTGGGGGAGGGTTGTAACCGTGCTTCTCTCGGTATTCGCAGTTGTCCTGGGGTATTATGGAAAGTACTTGGTGGCCATACTCGGAGCCTTAGGCTGGGGATACTTTGCCTCTGCAACACTGCCACTTCTGGCAGTTGGCCTGAACTGGAAGAGGGCAACGAGGGAAGGGGCTATAGCAAGTCTTTCGGTGGCTCTTCTGCTGAACATAGGTTTCCTGTTCTACGAGAAGATCCTCGGAATGAAGCTTCCGTATGCCATGCCAAGCTATGGTGTCAGCATAATTGTGGCACTGCTGGTCATGATCGTTGTGTCACTCTTCACGAAGGGTGCTGCTGAAGAGGACCTCGATCCGGATATAAGGGCCGCAATTGAGGCCTGA
- a CDS encoding FAD-dependent oxidoreductase: MKVVIVGAGAGGMTAASRIRALKPEWDVKVFEATGFASHAPCGIPYSIEFGFPGDELMYYRPEVFIKERGIDLRLHARVTEVKNGSIVVDEDGEQNEYEWDKLLIATGASPKVPPIEGVNLENIYTVDLPPDAEILKSALAEAENVVIAGAGYVGLEMAEAVSSLGKKVTVVEMAEHPLPNFDSEIGEILKKDMERKVDLRLNEKIEAFEGRDSVERVITDRGEYRADLVILALGVKPNVELATQIGVELGETGAIRVNQKMETSVENVYAAGDVAETRHLITGKPAWIPLAPAGNKMGYVAGVNMSGGDIEFPGVVGTQITKFYDLQIAKTGLSEKEAINEGFEVKSAFITANTKVHYYPGAKKTYLKVVKDAETNRILGAQIAGYEMVAMRVNVFAVAIQAGFTTKDVFFSDLAYAPPFTPIWDPVIVAARVLKF; encoded by the coding sequence ATGAAGGTCGTTATAGTGGGTGCAGGAGCTGGCGGGATGACTGCGGCCTCAAGAATACGTGCGCTAAAACCTGAATGGGATGTGAAGGTTTTTGAGGCGACGGGTTTTGCGAGTCACGCTCCCTGCGGGATACCGTATTCCATTGAGTTTGGCTTTCCGGGCGACGAGCTGATGTACTACAGGCCAGAGGTGTTCATAAAGGAAAGGGGAATAGACCTGCGCCTCCATGCAAGGGTTACAGAGGTAAAGAATGGCAGCATTGTTGTTGACGAGGATGGAGAGCAGAACGAGTATGAGTGGGATAAACTGCTAATAGCCACGGGCGCATCGCCAAAAGTTCCACCGATTGAGGGAGTGAATCTCGAAAACATCTACACCGTCGATCTTCCCCCAGATGCAGAAATTCTGAAGAGCGCTCTGGCAGAGGCTGAGAACGTTGTCATAGCAGGTGCAGGATATGTGGGCCTCGAGATGGCTGAAGCGGTATCCTCCCTTGGAAAAAAGGTTACTGTTGTGGAAATGGCGGAACATCCCTTACCGAATTTTGACAGTGAGATTGGAGAAATTCTGAAAAAAGATATGGAACGGAAGGTTGACCTGAGGCTTAATGAGAAAATAGAGGCCTTCGAAGGCAGGGACAGTGTTGAGAGAGTCATTACTGATAGGGGGGAGTACAGAGCAGACCTTGTCATCCTTGCTCTTGGTGTAAAGCCCAATGTTGAGCTTGCGACGCAGATAGGGGTCGAGCTTGGAGAAACTGGAGCAATCAGGGTCAATCAGAAAATGGAGACGAGTGTTGAGAACGTTTACGCTGCAGGAGATGTTGCCGAGACAAGGCACCTCATCACAGGCAAACCAGCATGGATTCCTCTGGCACCAGCAGGAAACAAGATGGGATATGTTGCAGGAGTCAACATGTCCGGTGGGGACATCGAATTCCCTGGCGTTGTCGGCACCCAGATCACAAAGTTTTATGACCTGCAGATTGCAAAGACAGGATTGAGCGAGAAGGAGGCAATAAATGAAGGCTTTGAGGTTAAGAGTGCTTTCATAACTGCCAATACCAAGGTTCATTACTACCCCGGGGCGAAGAAGACGTATCTCAAGGTTGTTAAGGATGCAGAGACCAATAGAATTCTCGGTGCACAGATTGCGGGGTATGAGATGGTCGCAATGAGGGTCAATGTTTTTGCTGTTGCAATTCAGGCAGGATTCACGACGAAGGATGTATTCTTCTCAGATCTGGCTTACGCCCCGCCCTTTACGCCTATCTGGGACCCCGTGATTGTGGCTGCAAGGGTGCTGAAGTTTTAG
- the udg gene encoding type-4 uracil-DNA glycosylase yields the protein MKPELESLIDEIKSCRKCTLHLTKKNYVPGEGNENAQIIFIGEAPGREEDEQGRPFVGNAGKLLTALIERKLGLARKDVYIANILKCRPPNNRDPMEHEVDACFPYLLRQIEIIKPDVIVCLGRHSAKTIFEHFEIPFRNISRDRGKVHIKNTDFGKISFVATYHPAAALYRPAYREIIESDFEKIRGLIKRKNLTLSDFISD from the coding sequence ATGAAACCTGAGCTTGAAAGTCTCATAGATGAAATCAAATCCTGCAGAAAGTGCACTCTCCATCTGACAAAGAAAAATTACGTCCCCGGAGAGGGAAATGAGAATGCACAGATAATATTCATCGGCGAGGCTCCCGGCAGGGAAGAGGACGAGCAGGGCAGACCTTTTGTGGGAAATGCTGGCAAACTTCTCACTGCTCTAATAGAACGAAAGCTGGGTCTCGCCAGGAAGGATGTTTACATTGCTAACATTCTGAAATGCAGACCACCCAACAACAGGGACCCCATGGAGCATGAGGTGGATGCGTGTTTTCCGTATCTCCTGAGGCAGATTGAAATAATTAAGCCCGATGTCATAGTCTGTCTCGGCAGACACTCTGCAAAAACAATTTTCGAACATTTTGAAATACCTTTCAGGAACATTTCCAGAGACAGGGGGAAGGTTCACATTAAGAATACAGATTTTGGAAAAATCAGCTTTGTGGCCACATATCATCCAGCAGCGGCACTTTACAGGCCAGCTTACAGGGAAATTATTGAGAGTGATTTTGAGAAGATAAGAGGACTGATAAAAAGAAAAAATTTGACTCTTTCAGATTTCATATCCGATTAG
- a CDS encoding type II toxin-antitoxin system VapC family toxin, giving the protein MNYVLDAFAVLTYIGDEEGADKVEELLHKAENGEIKLIMNYVNLGEVYYIIAREFGVSKANEAMAVIKRWGMEFAGVDESLSLTAARIKAMHSLSYADAFVVATAIGRNGIIVTGDREFEGVYPDILWIR; this is encoded by the coding sequence ATGAATTACGTTCTCGATGCATTTGCAGTTCTGACATACATTGGTGATGAAGAAGGAGCGGATAAGGTCGAAGAACTCCTCCATAAGGCTGAAAATGGAGAAATAAAGCTCATCATGAACTATGTTAATCTCGGAGAGGTTTACTATATAATCGCAAGAGAATTCGGAGTGAGTAAGGCAAACGAGGCAATGGCAGTAATAAAAAGGTGGGGTATGGAGTTCGCTGGAGTTGATGAAAGTCTCTCTTTAACCGCTGCGAGGATAAAGGCCATGCACAGCCTGTCCTATGCTGATGCTTTTGTTGTCGCCACCGCAATCGGCAGAAATGGGATAATAGTAACCGGAGACAGAGAGTTTGAAGGGGTTTATCCGGACATTCTGTGGATAAGATGA
- a CDS encoding helix-turn-helix domain-containing protein yields the protein MYVLTIDMLQYDCPFVNTSDDLDVFYFGTYWDFSPSSFIIRGYIISKDSDELQNAIQALQTQPKFHRLDFLSKERNKASVRVEIDYTDAMKAIRKNRGYIVGPFHVKNGSELWQVGFDTKADVENALRDLEENNQFVIKNQNRITVEDFSRIISYSSVLADLMRAIDELTLTEKSILKAAIRHGFYEDPRKINITKLARKFGISKAGISKNIRRAEKKVLSHIERIISIRHE from the coding sequence ATGTATGTCCTGACAATAGACATGCTCCAGTATGACTGTCCATTCGTAAACACGTCGGATGACCTGGATGTTTTTTACTTCGGGACCTACTGGGATTTTTCGCCCTCATCCTTCATCATTCGAGGATACATAATTTCAAAAGATTCGGATGAGCTACAGAATGCCATTCAGGCACTTCAGACTCAGCCAAAGTTTCACAGACTCGATTTTCTCTCTAAGGAAAGAAACAAAGCCTCTGTGAGAGTTGAGATAGATTACACCGATGCGATGAAGGCCATAAGAAAAAACCGGGGGTACATAGTTGGACCGTTTCATGTCAAAAATGGAAGCGAGCTCTGGCAGGTTGGCTTTGACACAAAGGCTGATGTTGAAAACGCTTTGAGAGATCTTGAGGAGAACAATCAATTTGTTATCAAGAATCAGAACCGGATAACTGTTGAGGATTTCTCGAGGATCATAAGCTATTCGTCGGTTCTGGCGGACCTCATGAGGGCAATCGATGAACTCACCCTGACCGAGAAGTCAATCCTCAAAGCTGCAATCCGCCACGGATTTTACGAAGACCCCCGAAAAATCAACATAACGAAACTTGCAAGAAAATTCGGGATATCCAAGGCGGGAATCTCCAAGAACATAAGACGGGCCGAGAAAAAGGTTCTATCACACATAGAAAGGATTATCTCAATCAGGCATGAGTGA
- a CDS encoding HepT-like ribonuclease domain-containing protein, translating into MRDYRLYIDDILEAIQRTEEYTAGMDFEDFAENRLVVDAVVRNLEIIGESCRALPREIREKYPDIEWRKIVGLRNILIHQYFGVDLELVWDIVRNKLPELEMKIKEIKRDLDASSV; encoded by the coding sequence TTGAGGGATTATAGACTGTATATCGACGACATACTTGAAGCAATACAGAGAACAGAAGAATACACTGCCGGCATGGATTTCGAAGATTTTGCAGAAAACAGGCTTGTGGTTGATGCTGTAGTCAGAAATCTCGAAATAATAGGCGAGTCATGCAGAGCATTGCCACGAGAGATCAGGGAGAAATACCCAGACATCGAGTGGCGTAAAATTGTGGGACTCAGGAACATTCTGATCCACCAGTATTTTGGAGTAGATCTGGAACTTGTGTGGGATATTGTGAGAAACAAACTCCCAGAACTTGAAATGAAGATTAAAGAGATAAAGAGGGATCTGGATGCCTCTTCAGTCTGA
- a CDS encoding AbrB/MazE/SpoVT family DNA-binding domain-containing protein, producing the protein MPVKISTKGQVVLPAEIRKKYNIEAGKEIEILDFGGEIVIVPIPETRGRGFVKFRRMLDEILAEYREEEKRREMKR; encoded by the coding sequence ATGCCCGTAAAAATATCCACAAAAGGGCAAGTGGTGCTTCCAGCTGAAATCAGAAAAAAGTACAATATTGAGGCTGGAAAAGAGATCGAGATACTGGACTTTGGAGGTGAAATAGTTATCGTGCCCATTCCAGAAACAAGAGGAAGAGGTTTCGTGAAGTTCAGGAGAATGCTTGACGAGATACTTGCCGAATACAGGGAAGAAGAAAAGAGAAGAGAGATGAAACGATGA
- a CDS encoding acyl-CoA synthetase: MAMEEVYRKFIELVQLPDDENKAKAMEEFFKNLNTMQLPEYFNWAEEIFEGIHVKENGDNTALLWTDIETGEKKKFSYKELAEEGNRIVNFLRGHGIDKGDNFYMMIPLVPEIWFSTLATVKGGFVGVPTATTMTARELEYRFKTYPPDSVIADEASAKVIDEALELAGVEPKVKIVLGQKDGWTSYDEVKKESGSAESAKTRYDDVIFCFFTSGTTGLPKRVVHTATSYPLGHLSTACFINIQPGDVHNNLSQPGWAKYAWSSFFAPLIVGATATGFHYSGRLSGDLYLQALDENGVTTFCAPPTAWRLFLLSDIGKYDYKLRDVVSAGEPLNPEIYEQWLKYTNTEIRDFYGQTESTAMIGNPPWFKGKIKPGSFGRPSFMHDVTLVDDEGNEITKPGEVGHIVVRVDRWRPIGLFKEYMGDPEKTAKVFVGKYYYTGDKAYFDEDGYWWFVGRADDVIKTSDYRVGPFEVESALIEHPAVAEAAVVGSPDPVRYQLVKAFVILKPGHEPSRELALELFQHCRSILARFKIPRIIEFVPELPKTISGKIRRVELRKLEEEKKKKGERGEHEYFYEDFPELKSKKS, from the coding sequence ATGGCAATGGAAGAGGTTTACAGGAAGTTTATTGAACTTGTGCAGTTGCCTGACGACGAGAACAAGGCAAAGGCGATGGAAGAATTCTTCAAAAACCTCAACACGATGCAGCTGCCCGAGTACTTCAACTGGGCAGAAGAAATCTTCGAGGGAATACACGTAAAGGAAAACGGGGACAATACTGCGCTTCTCTGGACAGACATTGAGACAGGAGAGAAAAAGAAATTCAGCTACAAGGAACTTGCAGAAGAGGGTAACAGGATAGTCAATTTCCTGAGAGGTCACGGAATCGACAAGGGAGATAATTTCTACATGATGATTCCGCTTGTGCCAGAGATCTGGTTCAGCACCCTTGCAACAGTCAAGGGAGGATTTGTTGGCGTCCCAACAGCAACTACAATGACAGCGAGGGAGCTCGAATACAGATTCAAAACCTATCCGCCAGATTCAGTTATAGCAGATGAGGCCTCAGCGAAAGTCATTGACGAGGCTCTTGAACTGGCCGGCGTAGAACCAAAGGTGAAGATCGTCTTGGGACAGAAGGATGGATGGACAAGCTATGACGAGGTGAAAAAAGAGAGTGGAAGCGCTGAAAGTGCAAAAACAAGATATGACGACGTCATATTCTGTTTCTTCACATCAGGAACCACAGGATTGCCGAAGAGGGTCGTGCATACGGCAACATCATATCCACTTGGACACCTGAGCACAGCATGCTTCATCAACATTCAGCCCGGAGACGTTCACAACAACCTCAGCCAGCCAGGATGGGCCAAATATGCATGGAGCTCATTCTTCGCTCCTCTGATCGTCGGTGCCACTGCAACAGGATTCCACTATTCCGGAAGGCTGAGCGGAGACCTGTATCTGCAGGCACTTGATGAGAACGGTGTTACAACATTCTGTGCCCCACCGACAGCCTGGAGACTGTTCCTGCTCTCAGACATTGGAAAGTATGACTACAAGCTGAGGGACGTGGTAAGTGCCGGAGAACCGCTCAACCCTGAAATATACGAACAGTGGCTGAAGTACACCAACACGGAAATCAGAGATTTCTACGGTCAGACGGAAAGCACGGCCATGATCGGCAACCCGCCATGGTTCAAGGGCAAGATAAAACCGGGCTCATTCGGAAGACCCTCTTTCATGCACGATGTAACCCTTGTGGATGATGAAGGCAATGAGATAACAAAGCCAGGAGAGGTCGGACACATTGTCGTGAGAGTCGACAGATGGAGACCAATTGGCCTGTTCAAGGAGTACATGGGAGATCCGGAGAAGACCGCCAAGGTGTTTGTCGGCAAATACTACTACACAGGAGACAAGGCATACTTCGACGAGGATGGATACTGGTGGTTCGTAGGCAGAGCAGATGACGTCATAAAGACGTCAGACTACAGGGTTGGTCCATTCGAAGTTGAGAGTGCACTGATTGAGCATCCCGCTGTGGCCGAAGCTGCAGTTGTCGGCAGCCCCGATCCTGTCAGATATCAGCTTGTGAAGGCATTCGTCATCCTCAAGCCGGGACACGAGCCATCCAGAGAGCTTGCACTTGAGCTGTTCCAGCACTGCAGAAGCATCCTCGCAAGGTTCAAGATCCCGAGAATAATCGAATTTGTGCCAGAACTTCCAAAGACAATCAGCGGTAAGATAAGAAGGGTTGAACTTAGAAAACTTGAAGAGGAGAAAAAGAAGAAAGGAGAGAGAGGAGAACACGAATACTTCTATGAGGACTTCCCGGAGCTTAAAAGCAAAAAATCCTAA
- a CDS encoding nucleotidyltransferase family protein has product MVSKTEIMEMIIKHWNEIKRFGVKRLWLFGSYAKGEQSEKSDIDILVEFEKGKKTFDNYMDLKFFLEDLLGAEVDLITVEALKPGIKDAVWKEAVPIEGL; this is encoded by the coding sequence ATGGTCTCCAAGACTGAAATCATGGAAATGATAATCAAACACTGGAACGAAATCAAGAGATTTGGAGTTAAAAGACTCTGGCTTTTTGGCTCCTATGCAAAAGGAGAGCAGAGCGAGAAGAGCGACATCGACATTCTCGTGGAATTCGAGAAGGGAAAGAAAACTTTCGACAATTACATGGACCTCAAATTCTTCCTTGAAGATCTGCTTGGGGCAGAAGTTGATCTCATCACAGTTGAAGCTCTGAAGCCGGGAATTAAAGACGCAGTCTGGAAGGAGGCTGTCCCGATTGAGGGATTATAG
- a CDS encoding IS481 family transposase has translation MKLDEKAIKWIIREKEKGTPTKEIAEIENITPRRVNQIYKQYKDTGEIPKPKKPGRPKKELSEEEIEAIKEAYEEYRCNAVVLQTILKERGYRISKNKIHEVLRMNGYAKEEKNKKKRKKWIRYERKHSMELWHADWFFYNGKWIIAYLDDASRLITGYGVFDKATSENAIKVLKEAMDDYGRPESILTDRGTQFYASAGEKKAKGVSKFEKFLAENEIKHIVGRVNHPQTNGKIERFYGTLEAKIKYFDTVDEFMEWYNHKRPHMSLNLDELETPYKAFLRKLTPERILSYSWRWFDGGK, from the coding sequence GTGAAACTTGACGAGAAAGCGATAAAATGGATTATCAGAGAGAAAGAGAAGGGTACACCGACAAAGGAGATAGCAGAGATCGAAAACATAACACCAAGAAGAGTAAATCAGATCTACAAGCAATACAAAGATACTGGAGAAATACCAAAGCCAAAGAAACCAGGTAGACCTAAAAAAGAACTATCAGAAGAAGAAATAGAAGCCATAAAAGAAGCCTATGAAGAGTACAGGTGTAATGCAGTAGTTCTCCAAACAATCTTAAAGGAAAGAGGTTACAGAATAAGCAAGAACAAAATACACGAAGTGTTGAGAATGAACGGCTATGCTAAGGAGGAGAAGAACAAGAAAAAGCGTAAAAAGTGGATAAGGTATGAGAGAAAGCACTCTATGGAATTATGGCATGCAGACTGGTTTTTCTATAACGGGAAGTGGATAATTGCTTATCTGGACGATGCTTCCCGTCTGATTACTGGTTACGGAGTATTTGATAAAGCAACATCTGAGAATGCCATAAAAGTGCTAAAAGAAGCCATGGATGATTATGGCAGGCCGGAATCAATCCTGACGGATAGAGGTACTCAGTTCTACGCATCTGCAGGGGAGAAGAAGGCTAAAGGAGTATCTAAATTTGAGAAATTCCTTGCAGAGAATGAAATTAAGCATATTGTGGGTAGGGTGAATCACCCACAAACGAATGGAAAGATAGAGAGGTTCTATGGAACGCTGGAAGCTAAAATCAAGTATTTCGATACAGTAGATGAATTCATGGAGTGGTACAATCACAAAAGACCCCACATGAGTCTCAACTTAGATGAACTGGAGACTCCCTATAAAGCATTTTTGAGAAAGTTGACTCCTGAGAGAATATTGAGTTATTCGTGGAGGTGGTTTGATGGTGGGAAATGA